From Methanobrevibacter sp., the proteins below share one genomic window:
- a CDS encoding TMEM175 family protein, which yields MNDKEVEDKYKKLVEIKKHLDAIKDEWDEETLDELKEFLQEKYSNVNFEKIPNDKTPYLIEASGENTSNIGMFGRIRDAFERDVGIDPGRLLGLTDGIFGMVMTLLVFGIALPEVVSSYTNYISFFETLAPTIGITIVSFVIISSFWIYHHEFIKIKNLNIPYLWINIFFLISLSFIPFTTSLIGNYSHFFLSEVIFGINILLTIISFLFMYIYASRRDFLEEKPTKEEKRHVLTTLGSIMGLVVIINLLDFNVSSNCIYLFLLIPVISTVLDIRYQYRNS from the coding sequence ATGAATGATAAGGAAGTTGAAGACAAGTATAAAAAACTTGTAGAAATTAAAAAACATCTTGATGCAATTAAAGATGAGTGGGATGAGGAAACTCTTGATGAATTAAAGGAGTTTCTGCAGGAAAAATACTCTAATGTTAATTTTGAAAAGATTCCTAATGATAAAACACCTTATTTAATTGAGGCATCTGGTGAAAATACTTCCAATATAGGCATGTTTGGCCGTATTAGGGATGCATTTGAAAGGGATGTTGGAATTGATCCAGGAAGGTTATTGGGTCTTACCGATGGTATTTTCGGTATGGTAATGACACTTTTAGTATTCGGTATTGCACTTCCTGAAGTAGTTTCATCCTACACCAATTACATATCATTCTTTGAAACTTTAGCTCCCACAATAGGCATTACAATTGTTAGTTTTGTCATAATTAGTTCATTTTGGATTTATCATCATGAGTTTATCAAGATTAAAAATCTAAACATTCCTTACCTGTGGATTAATATTTTCTTTTTGATTTCACTTTCATTCATTCCATTTACAACTTCACTGATTGGAAATTATTCCCACTTTTTCCTGTCTGAAGTTATTTTCGGAATCAATATCCTCCTGACAATAATCTCATTCCTGTTCATGTACATATATGCTAGTAGAAGGGACTTTTTAGAAGAAAAACCCACAAAAGAAGAAAAAAGGCATGTTTTAACTACTCTTGGAAGCATAATGGGTTTGGTTGTTATTATAAATCTTTTGGATTTCAATGTTTCAAGCAATTGCATATATTTATTCCTGCTGATTCCGGTAATTTCCACAGTTTTGGATATCAGATATCAGTACAGAAATTCCTAA
- the purD gene encoding phosphoribosylamine--glycine ligase → MKVLVVGTGAREHAIADALKDDVELYCYMSKINPGMSKIAEFKQGDEGEVEKVAEYAVENDIDIAFIGPEAPLGKGIVDELQKNGIKCVGPTQSAARIETDKSFMRKLFEDYKIEGSLVYKVFDNSEDVSAFLDEFDRDVVVKPVGLTGGKGVKIVGDHLKDNEEAKEYSCEVIDNEMGGFAQVIIEERLIGEEFTIQAFCDGEHLAPMPAAQDHPHAFEGDVGAITGGMGSYSDVGGLLPFLTQEDYDAAVEIMQATLKAIAEEAEPYKGILYGQFMLTADGPKLIEYNARFGDPEAMNVLPLLKTPLVEVCQAIVDGNLDKVEFEDKASVCKYIVPDGYPETQYAGELIEVDEEAIEDMGAKVFYAAVSAEEDGIHLSGSRALGIVASGESIEEAEKIAEKACEFVKGNVYHRRDVGTSELVNKRVEHMKEILN, encoded by the coding sequence ATGAAGGTTTTAGTTGTTGGAACTGGTGCTCGTGAACATGCTATTGCTGATGCCTTAAAGGATGATGTTGAATTATACTGTTACATGAGTAAAATTAACCCTGGAATGTCTAAAATTGCCGAATTCAAGCAAGGTGATGAAGGGGAAGTTGAAAAAGTTGCCGAATATGCAGTTGAAAATGATATTGATATCGCATTCATTGGCCCTGAAGCCCCTCTCGGAAAAGGAATCGTGGATGAGCTTCAAAAAAACGGAATCAAATGTGTTGGACCAACCCAAAGTGCAGCACGTATTGAAACTGACAAATCATTTATGAGAAAACTCTTCGAAGACTACAAAATCGAAGGATCATTGGTTTACAAAGTATTTGATAATTCCGAAGATGTATCCGCATTTTTAGATGAATTTGACCGTGATGTTGTAGTAAAACCGGTAGGTTTAACAGGCGGTAAAGGAGTAAAAATCGTAGGTGACCATCTTAAGGACAATGAAGAAGCAAAAGAATATTCCTGTGAAGTAATCGATAATGAAATGGGCGGATTTGCTCAGGTTATTATTGAAGAAAGATTAATAGGTGAAGAATTCACTATCCAGGCATTCTGTGATGGAGAACACCTGGCACCAATGCCTGCAGCACAGGACCATCCTCATGCATTTGAAGGAGATGTCGGTGCTATTACAGGAGGTATGGGTTCATACTCTGATGTTGGTGGTTTATTACCATTTTTAACTCAAGAAGATTATGATGCAGCTGTTGAAATTATGCAGGCTACATTAAAAGCTATTGCCGAAGAAGCAGAACCCTACAAAGGTATTTTATATGGGCAGTTCATGCTGACCGCTGACGGACCAAAACTCATTGAATATAATGCAAGATTCGGAGATCCTGAAGCAATGAACGTTTTACCACTTTTAAAAACTCCATTGGTTGAAGTTTGTCAGGCTATTGTTGACGGCAATTTGGATAAAGTCGAATTTGAAGACAAAGCAAGCGTATGCAAATACATTGTACCTGACGGATATCCTGAAACCCAATATGCCGGTGAATTGATTGAAGTGGATGAGGAAGCTATTGAGGATATGGGTGCTAAAGTATTTTATGCAGCAGTTTCTGCCGAAGAAGATGGAATTCACCTGTCTGGCTCAAGGGCATTAGGTATTGTAGCTAGCGGTGAAAGCATTGAAGAAGCTGAAAAAATAGCTGAAAAGGCATGTGAGTTTGTTAAAGGTAATGTTTACCACAGAAGAGATGTCGGTACATCTGAACTTGTTAACAAACGTGTTGAACATATGAAAGAAATTTTAAACTAA
- a CDS encoding Ig-like domain repeat protein, whose protein sequence is MNRNILIVLIIIVLVILGGLVVFSQNTAKSDTQITFSGNTSLDNGDSINFTLKDAQGNPLANQNVSILFEGNGNVEKYSIITDSQGKGSLVLNNEGSGNYTISVSFAGDDKYNSCSATQKITVGEQNTANNDYSSSDSASQSTSDSSYSSSSSSSNVNYDSELNVNYDSNGRVVGGQSDGASYEELKNNQPQVDEEGNLV, encoded by the coding sequence ATGAATAGAAACATTTTAATAGTCCTTATAATTATTGTTTTAGTAATTCTTGGAGGACTTGTCGTATTTTCTCAAAATACTGCAAAATCAGATACTCAAATTACTTTTTCAGGCAATACCAGTTTAGATAATGGAGATTCAATAAATTTTACTCTTAAAGATGCACAGGGAAATCCACTCGCAAATCAAAACGTGAGCATATTATTTGAAGGCAACGGAAACGTTGAAAAATACTCCATCATTACAGACAGCCAGGGAAAAGGAAGTTTGGTTTTAAATAATGAAGGTTCAGGTAACTATACAATATCCGTCAGTTTTGCAGGAGATGACAAATACAACAGCTGTTCTGCAACTCAAAAGATAACTGTCGGCGAGCAAAACACTGCCAATAACGATTACAGCAGTTCTGATAGTGCCAGCCAATCTACAAGTGACAGCTCATATTCGTCATCATCATCTTCCTCAAATGTGAATTATGACAGTGAATTGAATGTGAATTATGATTCCAACGGAAGAGTTGTTGGCGGGCAAAGTGACGGTGCAAGCTATGAAGAGCTCAAAAACAACCAACCGCAAGTAGATGAAGAAGGCAATCTGGTATAA
- a CDS encoding Ig-like domain repeat protein — protein sequence MNKNIIIAILVVIIIAAVAAFVFTQPATTDGKLNTQINFLSADTLKNGDQIQFELKDAQGNAVTGQIVNITYNNEKYSVVTDNSGKAFLTIAGEEPGKYDVTVDYNGTAKYNGCTAKTTVTVEEGTSTAAANSTANSTASTAAYNNATSTGSGQQQATSSQSYYDADLNVYYDSNGKIIGGQNDGASIYEVRNNQPQIDENGNLE from the coding sequence ATGAACAAAAATATTATAATTGCAATTTTAGTTGTCATCATCATAGCTGCAGTCGCTGCTTTTGTATTTACCCAACCAGCTACAACCGATGGTAAACTAAACACCCAAATCAATTTTTTAAGTGCAGATACCTTAAAAAATGGAGACCAAATTCAATTTGAACTTAAAGACGCACAGGGAAATGCAGTTACAGGTCAAATCGTTAACATTACTTACAATAACGAAAAATATTCTGTAGTTACTGATAATTCAGGTAAAGCATTCCTAACAATTGCCGGTGAAGAACCGGGTAAATATGATGTGACCGTTGATTACAACGGAACCGCTAAATATAACGGATGTACTGCAAAAACAACAGTTACAGTTGAAGAAGGTACTTCCACCGCTGCAGCAAATTCAACTGCTAATTCCACAGCAAGTACTGCTGCATACAATAATGCTACCTCAACCGGATCAGGACAACAACAAGCAACATCATCACAATCCTATTATGATGCTGATTTAAATGTCTACTACGATTCAAACGGTAAAATTATTGGCGGACAAAATGATGGTGCTAGCATCTATGAGGTTAGAAACAATCAACCACAAATTGATGAAAACGGTAATTTAGAATAG
- a CDS encoding MATE family efflux transporter, whose protein sequence is MEKNENVEMITGDPKKAINKLSVPIIASMFLIFANNIIDSIWVAGLGPEPLAALGYITPLFMILVGFGNGLGAGGNSLISRYIGAEDKASANNAAIHNLILSVIVSIFISIVFIAFMKPLLIMMGASSVLSYAMEYGFIIFAWTFGLLMPPIVGGAFRAEGDIKRATIPIALAAIINMILDPIFIYTFNMGIAGAAWATALGPFISLLLMFYWIFVKKDTYLSYNFKDFHNDLKMYKDILVVGIPASLEQLVLSVLTIFVNYMLTIVSGPTAVAVYTAGWRIVNIGMLPAIGVGTAAISVAGVAFGARKYENLRVVARYAVKVALIASIIVCIILNVFSNQIAFIFSYSESSAELAPLIASFLQIMCLFILYVPFGASAGNVFQGVGKGTISFILTTFREFILVLIFAYLLGFTFHMGEFGIYCGMLLGGGIGSLICYACIELYINKLIRGNQNAV, encoded by the coding sequence ATGGAGAAAAATGAAAATGTTGAAATGATTACAGGAGACCCTAAAAAGGCAATAAACAAATTATCCGTTCCTATTATAGCCAGTATGTTTTTGATTTTTGCAAATAACATCATTGACAGTATTTGGGTAGCTGGACTGGGACCCGAACCGCTGGCGGCACTGGGATATATCACACCACTATTCATGATACTGGTAGGATTTGGAAACGGACTTGGAGCAGGGGGTAACTCCCTGATTTCAAGATACATTGGAGCGGAGGATAAGGCCTCAGCAAACAACGCAGCAATACACAACCTGATTTTAAGCGTTATCGTATCAATATTTATTTCAATAGTATTCATCGCATTTATGAAACCGCTGCTCATAATGATGGGTGCATCATCAGTATTGAGCTATGCAATGGAGTACGGGTTCATCATATTCGCATGGACATTCGGACTTCTAATGCCGCCAATTGTAGGGGGAGCATTCAGAGCAGAAGGAGACATCAAAAGAGCAACAATACCAATAGCGCTGGCCGCAATAATCAATATGATTTTAGATCCGATATTCATATACACATTCAATATGGGGATTGCAGGAGCAGCATGGGCAACCGCTCTTGGACCTTTCATAAGCCTGCTTTTAATGTTCTACTGGATTTTTGTCAAAAAGGACACATACCTGTCATATAACTTTAAAGACTTCCATAACGACCTCAAGATGTATAAGGACATTTTAGTTGTAGGTATTCCTGCAAGCCTGGAACAGTTGGTATTATCTGTATTGACAATATTTGTAAACTATATGCTTACAATCGTGTCAGGACCTACAGCAGTGGCGGTCTATACTGCAGGATGGAGAATAGTCAATATCGGAATGCTTCCGGCAATAGGAGTTGGAACTGCAGCAATATCCGTTGCAGGAGTTGCATTCGGAGCCAGAAAATATGAAAACCTAAGAGTTGTTGCAAGATATGCTGTAAAAGTGGCATTGATAGCTTCAATTATAGTCTGTATAATTCTAAATGTATTTTCAAACCAGATTGCATTCATCTTCTCATATTCAGAAAGCAGCGCTGAGCTGGCACCGCTGATAGCAAGTTTCCTGCAGATAATGTGCCTGTTCATATTATACGTGCCCTTCGGTGCAAGTGCAGGTAACGTTTTCCAGGGTGTTGGAAAAGGAACAATATCATTTATCCTTACAACATTCAGGGAATTCATATTGGTATTGATATTTGCATATCTTTTAGGATTTACATTCCATATGGGAGAATTCGGTATTTACTGCGGAATGCTTCTAGGAGGAGGAATAGGATCTCTCATCTGTTATGCCTGCATTGAGCTTTACATTAACAAACTGATTAGAGGTAATCAAAATGCCGTTTGA
- a CDS encoding MarR family transcriptional regulator: MPFDSDIPTAPLVSLLHRKQTTCINNELKDVNLSSGLYPLLIKSYKNEGISQEELAEALHVNESTVTRNLEKLEKKELITRTPEKRKKIISVTNKGADIAQNIMDIDEKWDSNIKKSLTDEEFENFRNILIKICEDLK; the protein is encoded by the coding sequence ATGCCGTTTGATAGCGATATTCCCACAGCACCTCTGGTTTCACTGTTACACAGAAAACAGACCACATGCATTAACAATGAACTGAAGGATGTTAACCTGAGCTCAGGACTGTATCCATTATTAATCAAAAGCTATAAGAATGAAGGAATCAGCCAGGAAGAACTGGCTGAGGCTCTGCATGTCAATGAAAGTACAGTTACTAGAAATCTGGAAAAACTAGAAAAGAAAGAACTGATAACAAGAACTCCTGAAAAAAGGAAAAAAATCATTAGTGTAACCAATAAAGGCGCTGATATAGCTCAGAATATAATGGACATTGATGAGAAGTGGGACAGCAATATCAAAAAATCATTAACAGATGAAGAGTTTGAAAATTTCAGGAATATACTGATAAAAATATGTGAGGACTTAAAATGA
- a CDS encoding nitroreductase yields the protein MKQTIEDLKTRRSIRKFKDEQISDEELKTILEAGTYAPTGRGLQSPKIVVVQNPETIKEFSAWNRSYFPMEMPEDMDPFYGAPTLLIVLADSELPTWKEDGSSVLAVLVNAAHAIGIGSCWIHRAYDEFSSEKGKELLKEWGIPETFEGVGHVVLGYPDMEAPEPLPRKEDYIHYVD from the coding sequence ATGAAGCAAACAATTGAAGACTTGAAAACAAGAAGAAGTATCAGAAAATTCAAAGACGAACAAATCTCAGATGAAGAATTGAAAACAATATTGGAAGCAGGAACCTATGCACCAACAGGAAGAGGTCTTCAATCCCCAAAAATTGTCGTAGTTCAAAACCCGGAAACAATTAAGGAATTTTCAGCCTGGAACAGAAGCTATTTTCCTATGGAAATGCCTGAAGACATGGACCCTTTTTACGGAGCCCCTACACTGCTGATTGTTTTGGCAGACAGTGAATTGCCAACATGGAAGGAAGACGGTTCCAGTGTACTGGCTGTACTTGTTAATGCAGCACATGCAATTGGAATCGGGTCATGCTGGATTCACAGGGCATATGATGAATTTTCAAGCGAAAAAGGAAAGGAATTATTGAAGGAATGGGGAATTCCAGAAACATTTGAAGGAGTGGGACATGTTGTCTTAGGCTATCCTGATATGGAGGCCCCAGAACCTTTACCTAGAAAAGAGGATTATATCCACTATGTGGATTAA
- the argS gene encoding arginine--tRNA ligase, whose product MYFEIERQAIEAINKALDQYDEEIDRNFKLEFPPNPELGDLASTIAFALTKKLRTSPPEVAKDLVEKIEVPEIFTKVQNFGPYVNFFIDYSKFSKMLLEKVDENYGQLPAYDEKIVLEHTSANPNGPLHIGHIRNSIFGDSLARLLKLGGRDVTTQYYVNDMGRQIAIIVCGITECGLKIEDYEGDKIDHKIGKLYFDANKAVEEDEALNAKVDELIQKYEEGSDEELNKVFEDVVSKCISGMKESLLRMNIVHDDFVWEGQFVRNGEVDDLVNYIKKEGFTRENDVLYIDLTDFNIEKEFVLRRSNGTSLYSTRDLAYHKYKATLGDTVLDILGSDHKLAAKQIKVIFEEIFRQEAPEVIFYEFITLPEGSMSTRKGKFVSVDELIDEAVSRAHDEIKSRNPELSEEEIAPMAEEIGVGAVRFFIAKLSPEKHLTFKWDEALSFERGCASIQYAHARACKLIAKSGKDISSLEVSDDWVPNDAEQDLIRQIAKFPQVVEDCANKKRVHNITQYCQDLAGSFNKFYKSEQVIGSDVEDTRLILVDRAKITIKNALDILGVSAPEKM is encoded by the coding sequence ATGTATTTTGAAATTGAAAGACAAGCTATAGAAGCTATTAATAAAGCTTTAGATCAGTATGATGAAGAAATAGACAGGAATTTTAAATTGGAATTTCCTCCAAATCCTGAATTAGGGGACCTTGCAAGTACAATTGCATTTGCCCTTACAAAAAAATTAAGAACTTCTCCTCCGGAAGTTGCAAAAGATTTAGTTGAAAAAATAGAAGTGCCTGAAATTTTCACAAAAGTTCAAAACTTCGGACCGTATGTTAATTTCTTTATAGACTATTCCAAATTCTCTAAAATGCTATTGGAAAAGGTCGATGAAAACTACGGCCAGCTTCCTGCATACGATGAAAAAATTGTATTGGAACACACTTCAGCTAATCCGAACGGCCCATTGCACATCGGACACATCAGAAACTCCATTTTTGGAGATTCACTTGCAAGACTCTTAAAATTAGGTGGAAGAGATGTCACAACCCAATACTATGTAAATGATATGGGAAGACAAATTGCCATTATTGTATGCGGAATAACCGAATGCGGCCTGAAAATAGAAGATTATGAAGGAGATAAAATAGACCACAAAATCGGAAAATTATACTTCGATGCAAACAAGGCTGTGGAAGAGGATGAAGCTTTAAATGCTAAAGTTGATGAATTAATCCAAAAATACGAAGAAGGCTCCGATGAAGAGCTCAACAAAGTCTTTGAAGATGTTGTATCCAAATGTATCAGCGGAATGAAAGAATCTCTTTTAAGAATGAACATTGTACATGATGACTTTGTATGGGAAGGCCAATTCGTAAGAAACGGCGAAGTCGATGACCTTGTTAATTACATCAAAAAAGAAGGATTTACAAGGGAAAATGATGTACTTTACATTGACTTGACTGACTTTAACATTGAAAAAGAGTTTGTTTTAAGAAGGTCAAACGGTACTTCACTTTATTCCACCCGTGATTTGGCTTATCACAAATATAAAGCTACTTTAGGTGATACTGTACTTGATATTTTAGGTTCAGACCATAAGCTGGCTGCAAAACAAATCAAGGTAATCTTTGAAGAAATATTCAGACAGGAAGCTCCTGAAGTAATATTCTATGAATTCATTACACTTCCTGAAGGTTCAATGTCAACAAGAAAAGGAAAATTCGTATCTGTTGATGAACTTATTGATGAGGCAGTCTCAAGGGCTCATGATGAAATCAAATCAAGAAACCCTGAATTGTCTGAAGAAGAGATTGCTCCAATGGCTGAGGAAATTGGTGTAGGTGCTGTAAGATTCTTCATTGCTAAACTGTCTCCTGAAAAACACTTGACATTCAAATGGGATGAGGCTTTAAGCTTTGAGAGAGGTTGTGCATCAATTCAATATGCTCATGCAAGAGCATGCAAGCTCATTGCTAAATCCGGAAAAGATATTAGCTCTTTAGAAGTTTCTGATGACTGGGTTCCAAATGATGCGGAACAGGATTTAATCAGACAAATCGCTAAATTCCCACAGGTTGTTGAAGACTGTGCCAACAAGAAAAGGGTTCACAATATCACACAGTACTGTCAAGATTTAGCAGGTTCATTCAACAAATTCTACAAATCAGAACAGGTCATTGGATCTGACGTCGAAGATACAAGACTTATTTTGGTTGACAGAGCAAAAATAACCATTAAAAACGCTTTAGATATTTTAGGTGTTTCAGCACCTGAAAAAATGTAG
- a CDS encoding signal peptidase I, translating to MDIDLKEVASYIIILVIVLIAAQHLNVVVSGSMEPAFYRGDIVLVEKADFLGIHEFDPKTVQVGDVVVYDAAWYDQPVIHRIINITDINGTTMYVIKGDNNGSPDPYYVKADQIKEKVVTLGDNLVVIPKIGYLSLWLRGL from the coding sequence ATGGATATAGACTTAAAGGAAGTTGCATCATATATTATTATTCTGGTAATAGTTTTGATAGCTGCACAACATCTGAATGTAGTTGTATCAGGCAGTATGGAACCTGCATTCTATAGAGGAGATATTGTTCTTGTTGAAAAAGCGGATTTCCTCGGCATACATGAATTTGACCCTAAAACAGTTCAGGTAGGCGATGTCGTTGTTTATGATGCAGCATGGTATGACCAGCCGGTCATTCACAGAATTATAAATATTACAGATATTAACGGAACTACGATGTATGTAATAAAAGGGGATAACAATGGTTCTCCTGATCCGTATTACGTTAAAGCAGACCAAATTAAAGAAAAGGTAGTTACCTTAGGTGATAATTTGGTTGTTATTCCAAAAATTGGATATCTTTCCCTCTGGTTAAGAGGTTTATGA
- the hemL gene encoding glutamate-1-semialdehyde 2,1-aminomutase, translating to MKSEELFNESKNYFPGGVNSPVRAFKPYPFFVKSAGGSKLTDEDGKTYIDHCLAYGPLILGHANPKVVREVSNQLTIGTAYGTPTENEITLAKEVIDRIPSAEMVRFCNSGTEATMSAIRLARGFTGRDKIIKFEGAYHGAHDYVLVKGGSGAATLPDSPGIPEDTTKNTLSVPFNDEEALTELIEKEGENIACIIMEVVMGNVGCIEPKPGFLEFIRKITEENGIVLIFDEVITGFRASRGGAQEYYGVTPDLTTLGKIVGGGLPMGAFCGKKEIMELIAPQGPVYQAGTFSGNPVSVQAGISTMAQLDDAFYKELERKGNYLRGNIQSIIEDEEYNIQPVGLASMFQIYFNPAPVYNYADAQKSDRRQFLRYFKALLKEGVFIPPSQFECNFISNAHSMEDLQKTSDAIEIALEMAFKKRRR from the coding sequence ATGAAGTCTGAAGAATTGTTTAATGAATCTAAAAATTATTTTCCTGGTGGAGTAAACTCTCCTGTACGTGCTTTTAAACCTTATCCGTTTTTCGTTAAAAGTGCAGGAGGTTCCAAACTAACTGATGAGGATGGAAAAACCTATATTGACCATTGTTTGGCATATGGTCCTTTAATTTTAGGCCATGCTAATCCTAAAGTTGTTAGGGAAGTTTCAAATCAGCTTACTATCGGAACAGCTTATGGTACTCCAACTGAAAATGAAATTACCCTTGCAAAAGAGGTCATTGATAGAATACCATCAGCTGAAATGGTAAGGTTCTGTAACAGTGGAACTGAAGCTACCATGAGTGCAATAAGGCTTGCAAGAGGTTTCACAGGAAGAGATAAAATTATCAAATTTGAAGGTGCCTATCATGGTGCACATGATTATGTACTGGTTAAAGGCGGTTCAGGTGCTGCAACTTTGCCGGACTCTCCAGGTATTCCTGAAGACACAACTAAAAATACCTTATCCGTCCCGTTCAATGATGAAGAAGCTCTAACAGAATTAATCGAAAAAGAAGGTGAAAACATTGCCTGTATTATTATGGAAGTGGTCATGGGTAATGTAGGTTGTATTGAACCTAAACCTGGATTTTTAGAGTTTATAAGAAAAATTACTGAAGAAAACGGTATTGTATTGATATTTGATGAAGTCATAACCGGTTTTAGAGCATCACGTGGTGGGGCTCAGGAGTATTATGGTGTCACTCCGGATTTAACCACATTAGGTAAGATTGTCGGTGGAGGACTTCCAATGGGTGCATTCTGCGGTAAAAAGGAAATCATGGAATTGATTGCACCGCAGGGACCTGTTTATCAGGCAGGTACATTTTCCGGAAACCCTGTATCTGTACAGGCAGGTATTTCCACAATGGCACAGCTCGATGATGCATTCTACAAGGAATTGGAAAGAAAAGGAAATTACCTGAGAGGCAACATCCAATCCATAATTGAGGATGAAGAGTATAACATCCAGCCTGTCGGACTTGCATCAATGTTTCAGATTTATTTCAATCCTGCACCTGTGTATAACTATGCAGATGCTCAAAAATCAGACAGAAGACAATTCTTAAGATACTTCAAGGCATTATTGAAAGAAGGCGTATTTATTCCGCCATCTCAATTTGAATGTAACTTTATTTCAAATGCTCATAGTATGGAAGATTTACAGAAAACTTCTGATGCAATAGAAATTGCATTGGAAATGGCATTTAAAAAACGAAGAAGGTAA